In a genomic window of Primulina huaijiensis isolate GDHJ02 chromosome 10, ASM1229523v2, whole genome shotgun sequence:
- the LOC140986904 gene encoding uncharacterized protein, producing MCKNLIILVAILVTLLVGCSSASASPATKIVGGVVTNVASAVFKWLWSLKSTTKTAVSSRSMMKFESGYVVETVFDGSKLGIEPHSVAVAAFGELLVLDSENSNVYKISAPLSRYSRPKLLIGSPEGYTGHVDGKLREARMYHPKGLTVDDSGNIYVADTMNMAIRKISDTGVVTIAGGKLSRGGGHIDGPSEDAKFSNDFDLVYVGSSCSLLVIDRGNQAIREIQLHEDDCSSQYEGNLHLGIAVLAAAVFFGYMLALLQRRISTMLSHDDDPKAFVRDMPPAPYQRPPPKSIRPQLIPLEDNKYEQQDEGLFTSLGRLIANTGSSFFEIFGGLFFGIRRKPSYHPMQQQQQQQHWHPSKHGNAWPLQESFVIPQEDEPPPIETRDPTPRKSYPFMTKDTEKARQQFRQSKSYHHDGWNGDFRQQPPYQMQQLQHHQYHQKHNMSIPQTYYEHENCETNEIVFGAVREQIGRREAMVIKAVDYGEPSSYNSQNIRSRYNCVSTPPTSTNVSHIKNIS from the exons ATGTGCAAGAATTTGATAATTCTTGTAGCCATTCTCGTGACTCTTCTTGTCGGGTGTTCTTCAGCTTCTGCATCACCTGCTACAA AAATCGTAGGCGGGGTTGTCACAAATGTTGCTTCCGCCGTCTTCAAGTGGCTGTGGTCACTAAAATCGACCACTAAGACAG CCGTTTCGAGTCGTTCTATGATGAAATTCGAAAGTGGGTATGTTGTCGAGACTGTGTTCGATGGAAGTAAGCTTGGGATCGAACCGCATTCGGTGGCGGTGGCGGCATTTGGGGAGCTTCTGGTTCTGGACTCTGAAAATAGCAATGTTTACAAGATCTCAGCTCCTTTATCTAGAT ATAGTAGACCTAAGCTGCTTATCGGATCGCCGGAAGGTTACACGGGCCATGTAGATGGGAAGCTAAGGGAAGCAAGAATGTACCATCCAAAAGGGCTTACAGTGGACGACTCTGGGAATATATATGTTGCAGATACTATGAACATGGCGATCCGCAAAATTAGTGACACAG GAGTCGTTACAATTGCTGGTGGGAAATTGAGCCGAGGAGGAGGGCACATTGATGGACCGAGTGAAGATGCCAAGTTTTCGAATGATTTTGATTTGGTCTACGTAGGAAGTAGCTGCTCCCTTTTGGTAATAGACAGAGGGAATCAAGCGATCCGAGAGATCCAGCTCCATGAAGACGATTGTTCTTCCCAGTATGAAGGCAATCTACATTTAG GCATAGCCGTGCTTGcggcagctgttttctttggttACATGTTGGCCTTGTTACAACGTAGGATTTCCACGATGCTTTCACATGACGAT GATCCAAAGGCTTTTGTAAGAGACATGCCGCCAGCTCCATATCAGAGGCCCCCTCCTAAGTCCATTCGGCCTCAGTTGATTCCATTGGAAGACAACAAATACGAACAACAAGATGAGGGCTTGTTCACTTCATTAGGACGACTAATTGCCAACACTGGCTCGTCTTTCTTTGAAATCTTTGGCGGATTATTTTTTGGTATCAGAAGAAAGCCTTCCTATCACCCtatgcagcagcagcagcaacagcagcattggcatccttcaaaacatgggAACGCCTGGCCTTTGCAAGAAAGCTTCGTGATCCCACAAGAAGATGAGCCCCCACCAATTGAGACGAGAGATCCAACACCACGCAAAAGCTACCCATTCATGACTAAGGACACAGAAAAGGCTCGGCAACAATTCAGGCAAAGCAAATCTTATCATCACGATGGATGGAACGGAGATTTCCGCCAGCAACCACCATATCAAATGCAGCAACTGCAGCATCACCAGTATCATCAGAAACATAACATGTCAATCCCCCAAACTTATTACGAGCATGAAAACTGCGAGACAAATGAGATAGTATTCGGAGCCGTACGAGAACAGATTGGACGACGCGAGGCAATGGTGATAAAGGCTGTTGACTATGGAGAACCATCAAGTTACAATAGTCAGAATATTAGATCAAGATACAACTGCGTGAGTACTCCTCCTACGTCTACTAATGTTTCacacattaaaaatatttcataa